Proteins from a genomic interval of Paenibacillus thermoaerophilus:
- the carA gene encoding glutamine-hydrolyzing carbamoyl-phosphate synthase small subunit — protein MQAILLLEDGTVFTGRAFGAQTDSVGEVVFNTGITGYQEVLSDPSYCGQIVTMTYPLIGNYGITRDDFESVRPYIHGFVVREQETVPSNWRAQYSLDELLKEYGIPGIYGIDTRMLTRKIRHHGVMKGVLSTSGKSVEELRQLLDSTPLMTDQVSRVSTRSVFSAPGDKHRVVLMDFGAKSGILRDLTKRGCDVVVVPHDTTADQIRRLAPDGILLSNGPGDPKDVPHAVQTVRELLGEYPLFGICLGHQLFALACGADTTKLKFGHRGGNHPVKDLRTNRCFITSQNHGYTVLEESIAATELEVTHINNNDRTIEGLRHKKYPAFSVQYHPEASPGPFDSSYLFDEFMELIERTKEERKGLPRQAQIAGAYAESRRNQPKGDLQYAQK, from the coding sequence ATGCAGGCCATTCTGTTATTGGAAGACGGAACGGTATTCACCGGACGCGCGTTTGGCGCTCAGACGGATAGCGTGGGCGAAGTCGTGTTCAACACCGGCATCACCGGTTATCAGGAAGTATTGTCCGATCCCTCGTACTGCGGACAAATCGTCACGATGACCTACCCGCTGATCGGCAACTACGGCATTACCCGCGACGATTTCGAGTCGGTCCGCCCTTATATTCACGGTTTTGTCGTGCGGGAACAGGAAACCGTGCCGAGCAACTGGAGAGCGCAATATTCGCTCGACGAGCTGCTGAAGGAATACGGCATCCCGGGCATATACGGCATCGACACGCGTATGCTGACCCGCAAAATCCGTCACCACGGCGTGATGAAAGGCGTGCTCTCGACCAGCGGCAAATCCGTTGAAGAGCTGCGCCAACTGCTGGATTCGACGCCGCTGATGACGGATCAGGTATCGCGCGTCTCCACCCGCAGCGTCTTCTCCGCGCCCGGCGACAAGCATCGTGTCGTGCTGATGGATTTCGGCGCCAAGAGCGGCATCCTGCGCGATCTGACCAAACGCGGCTGCGACGTCGTCGTCGTGCCTCACGACACAACCGCCGACCAGATCCGCCGGCTGGCCCCGGACGGCATCCTGCTGTCCAACGGTCCGGGGGACCCGAAGGATGTGCCGCATGCGGTCCAGACGGTCCGGGAGCTGCTGGGCGAGTACCCGCTGTTCGGCATCTGCCTGGGGCATCAACTGTTCGCGCTCGCTTGCGGCGCCGACACGACGAAGCTGAAGTTCGGCCATCGCGGCGGCAACCATCCGGTCAAGGATCTGCGCACGAACCGCTGCTTCATTACATCGCAAAACCACGGCTATACGGTCCTGGAAGAATCGATCGCCGCGACGGAGCTTGAAGTTACGCATATCAATAACAACGACCGGACGATCGAAGGACTGCGCCATAAGAAATATCCGGCGTTCTCCGTGCAGTATCACCCCGAGGCTTCCCCGGGACCGTTCGATTCGAGCTACCTGTTCGACGAATTCATGGAGCTGATCGAGCGGACGAAGGAAGAGCGCAAGGGCCTGCCGCGCCAGGCGCAAATCGCCGGCGCTTACGCCGAATCCCGCCGGAATCAACCGAAAGGAGACCTGCAGTATGCCCAAAAATAA
- the carB gene encoding carbamoyl-phosphate synthase large subunit yields the protein MPKNKDLKKILVIGSGPIVIGQAAEFDYAGTQACQALKEEGFEVVLINSNPATIMTDTNMADKVYIEPITLDFVSQIIRQERPDGLLPTLGGQTGLNMAVQLAKAGILEKENVKLLGTQLSAIERAEDRDMFRDLMRELGQPVPESTIVTTVEEAIAFANEIGYPIIVRPAYTLGGTGGGICHNEEEALEIVASGLRYSPIGQCLIEKSIAGMKEIEYEVMRDANDNCIVVCNMENIDPVGVHTGDSIVVAPSQTLSDREYQMLRSASLKIIRALNIEGGCNVQFALDPHSYQYYVIEVNPRVSRSSALASKATGYPIAKMAAKIAVGYTLDEIVNPVTGQTYACFEPTLDYVVSKIPRWPFDKFTSANRKLGTQMKATGEVMAIGRTFEESIHKAVRSLEIGVHRLALKDASDLADDVLEARLAKPDDERLFLVCEAFRRGWELQRVQDLTKIDWWFLHKLQGLVEFESVLLTPELDRELLLEAKRKGFTDRAIAELRREAGGGLNLTTEAEVRAARLAHNIKPVYKMVDTCAAEFEASTPYYYSTYETENEVVESGKPKVLVLGSGPIRIGQGIEFDYSTVHAVWAIQAAGYEAVIINNNPETVSTDFSTSDRLYFEPLFFEDVMNVIEQEKPVGVIVQFGGQTAINLAAPLARAGVRILGSSLESIDTAEDRKKFEELLRSLNIAQPPGGTVTSVDQAVSTASKFGYPVLVRPSYVLGGRAMEIVYSDEELLSYMEHAVKINPEHPVLIDRYMLGVEVEVDAICDKETVLIPGIMEHVERAGVHSGDSIAVYPPQTISEDVKQQVIDITIKIARALEVVGLVNIQFVIYEGKAYVIEVNPRSSRTVPFLSKVTNVPMANVATRVILGEKLADMGYQTGLWPEDEFVSVKVPVFSFAKLRRVEPTLGPEMKSTGEVMGRDVNFAKALYKGLLGAGMKIPNAGSVICTVSDKDKAEAVELMRLFHELGYKILATGGTAKALQDARIPVTVVNKLSEGSPNILDLIRSGEANFVVNTLTKGKTPERDGFRIRREAVENGVVCLTSLDTVRAMLRMLETLNFSSRSMPVFANTAKQ from the coding sequence ATGCCCAAAAATAAAGACCTCAAGAAAATTCTCGTGATCGGCTCCGGCCCGATCGTCATCGGACAAGCCGCGGAGTTCGACTATGCGGGTACGCAGGCATGCCAGGCGCTGAAGGAAGAAGGCTTCGAGGTCGTTCTGATCAACTCCAACCCGGCTACGATCATGACCGACACGAATATGGCGGACAAAGTGTATATCGAGCCGATCACGCTCGATTTCGTCTCGCAGATTATCCGCCAGGAGCGTCCGGACGGACTGCTTCCGACGCTCGGCGGACAGACGGGCCTCAATATGGCCGTGCAGTTGGCGAAGGCGGGCATTCTGGAGAAAGAAAACGTCAAGCTGCTGGGCACGCAGTTGTCGGCGATCGAACGCGCCGAAGACCGCGACATGTTCCGCGATCTGATGCGCGAGCTCGGCCAGCCGGTTCCGGAGAGCACCATCGTCACGACGGTGGAGGAAGCGATCGCCTTCGCGAACGAGATCGGCTATCCGATCATCGTGCGTCCGGCTTACACGCTGGGCGGCACCGGCGGCGGCATCTGCCACAACGAGGAGGAAGCGCTGGAGATCGTCGCTTCCGGCCTGCGCTACAGCCCGATCGGACAATGCCTGATCGAGAAGAGCATCGCGGGCATGAAAGAGATCGAATACGAAGTCATGCGCGACGCCAACGACAACTGCATCGTCGTCTGCAACATGGAAAATATCGACCCGGTCGGCGTCCATACCGGCGACAGCATCGTCGTCGCGCCGAGCCAGACGCTGTCCGACCGCGAATACCAAATGCTCCGGTCGGCTTCGCTCAAAATTATCCGCGCCCTGAACATCGAGGGCGGATGCAACGTGCAGTTTGCGCTCGATCCGCACAGCTATCAATATTACGTCATCGAAGTAAACCCGCGCGTCAGCCGTTCGTCGGCGCTTGCGTCCAAAGCGACGGGTTATCCGATCGCGAAAATGGCGGCGAAAATCGCCGTCGGTTATACGCTTGACGAAATCGTCAACCCGGTCACCGGTCAAACCTATGCTTGCTTCGAACCGACGCTGGACTACGTCGTCTCCAAAATCCCGCGCTGGCCGTTCGATAAATTCACGAGCGCCAACCGGAAGCTGGGCACGCAGATGAAAGCGACCGGCGAGGTTATGGCGATCGGCCGCACATTCGAGGAATCGATCCACAAAGCGGTTCGCTCGCTGGAGATCGGCGTGCACCGGCTGGCTCTGAAAGACGCCTCCGACCTCGCCGACGACGTGCTGGAGGCGCGGCTGGCCAAGCCGGACGACGAGCGCCTCTTCCTCGTCTGCGAGGCGTTCCGCCGCGGATGGGAGCTGCAGCGCGTCCAGGATTTGACCAAGATCGACTGGTGGTTCCTGCACAAGCTGCAAGGACTCGTCGAATTCGAAAGCGTGCTGCTGACGCCGGAGCTTGACCGGGAGCTGCTGCTCGAAGCGAAGCGCAAAGGGTTCACCGACCGGGCGATCGCCGAGCTGCGCCGCGAAGCGGGCGGCGGCCTGAATCTGACGACGGAAGCCGAAGTGCGCGCCGCACGTCTCGCGCACAACATCAAGCCGGTCTACAAAATGGTTGACACGTGCGCGGCCGAATTCGAGGCTTCCACGCCTTACTACTACTCGACGTACGAGACGGAGAACGAAGTGGTCGAGAGCGGCAAGCCCAAAGTGCTTGTGCTCGGCTCCGGTCCGATCCGGATCGGCCAAGGCATCGAATTCGACTATTCGACGGTGCATGCGGTATGGGCGATCCAAGCCGCCGGCTATGAAGCGGTGATCATCAACAACAACCCGGAGACGGTGTCGACGGACTTCAGCACCTCGGACCGGCTGTACTTCGAGCCGCTGTTCTTCGAAGACGTCATGAACGTCATCGAGCAGGAGAAGCCGGTCGGCGTCATCGTGCAGTTCGGCGGACAAACGGCGATCAATCTGGCCGCGCCGCTGGCGCGCGCGGGCGTGCGTATCCTCGGCTCCAGCCTGGAGAGCATCGACACCGCCGAAGACCGCAAGAAGTTCGAGGAGCTGCTGCGCTCGCTCAATATCGCCCAGCCTCCGGGCGGGACGGTTACGTCGGTCGATCAGGCGGTCAGCACGGCGTCTAAATTCGGCTATCCCGTGCTGGTGCGCCCGTCTTACGTCCTGGGCGGCCGCGCGATGGAGATCGTCTACTCCGACGAAGAGCTGCTCTCATACATGGAACACGCGGTGAAAATCAATCCGGAGCACCCGGTTCTGATCGACCGCTACATGCTGGGCGTCGAAGTGGAGGTCGACGCGATCTGCGACAAGGAGACGGTGCTCATTCCCGGCATCATGGAGCATGTCGAGCGCGCAGGCGTCCACTCCGGCGACTCGATCGCGGTTTATCCGCCGCAGACGATCTCCGAAGACGTGAAGCAGCAGGTGATCGACATCACGATCAAGATCGCCCGCGCGCTTGAGGTCGTCGGTCTCGTCAACATCCAGTTCGTCATCTACGAAGGCAAGGCTTACGTCATCGAGGTCAACCCGCGCTCCTCGCGGACGGTTCCGTTCCTGTCCAAAGTGACGAACGTGCCGATGGCCAACGTCGCGACCCGGGTCATCCTCGGCGAAAAGCTGGCGGACATGGGTTATCAAACGGGACTGTGGCCGGAAGACGAGTTCGTGTCGGTGAAAGTGCCGGTGTTCTCGTTCGCGAAGCTGCGCCGCGTCGAGCCGACGCTCGGACCGGAGATGAAGTCCACCGGCGAAGTGATGGGCCGCGATGTCAACTTCGCCAAAGCGCTGTACAAAGGACTGCTCGGAGCGGGCATGAAAATCCCGAACGCGGGCTCCGTCATCTGCACGGTGTCCGACAAGGACAAAGCGGAAGCGGTCGAGCTGATGCGTTTGTTCCACGAGCTGGGCTACAAGATTCTGGCGACGGGCGGCACGGCGAAGGCGCTGCAGGACGCGCGCATCCCCGTTACGGTCGTGAACAAATTAAGCGAAGGTTCGCCGAACATTCTCGACCTGATCCGCAGCGGCGAAGCCAACTTCGTCGTCAATACGCTCACTAAAGGCAAAACGCCGGAGCGCGACGGCTTCCGCATCCGCCGCGAGGCGGTCGAGAACGGCGTCGTCTGCTTGACGTCGCTGGATACGGTGCGCGCGATGCTGCGCATGCTCGAGACGCTGAACTTCTCGTCTCGCTCGATGCCGGTGTTCGCGAACACCGCGAAGCAATAA
- the pyrF gene encoding orotidine-5'-phosphate decarboxylase, with product MAITKEQAAGRIMVALDYPNWAAAEKLLNALEGIPCWMKVGMELIYAEGLSIIGDLRRRGYRVFVDLKLHDIPNTVRGGIASLTRHGANMLNVHAAGGRRMLEAAREGLEQGLQGSGSSAERPLLIAVTQLTSTSRETMNGEIGIPGTVEDTVVRYARMAAESGLDGVVSSPLEVRIVKEACGDGFITVTPGIRPAGSDIGDQSRIMTPGQAIAAGTDYMVIGRAITAAADPRASMEAILDELVAHA from the coding sequence ATGGCGATCACCAAGGAGCAAGCGGCTGGACGCATTATGGTCGCGCTCGATTATCCGAATTGGGCCGCGGCGGAGAAGCTGCTGAACGCGCTGGAGGGAATTCCGTGCTGGATGAAGGTGGGCATGGAGCTGATATACGCGGAAGGGCTGTCGATTATCGGCGATTTGCGCCGCCGCGGTTACCGCGTATTCGTCGATCTGAAGCTGCACGACATACCGAACACGGTGAGGGGCGGAATCGCAAGCCTGACGCGGCACGGCGCGAACATGCTGAACGTCCATGCCGCGGGAGGAAGGCGCATGCTGGAGGCCGCCCGTGAGGGGCTTGAGCAAGGGCTGCAGGGGAGCGGCTCGTCCGCGGAACGCCCGCTGCTTATCGCGGTAACTCAGCTTACGAGCACGAGCCGGGAGACGATGAACGGAGAGATCGGCATTCCGGGCACCGTCGAAGACACGGTCGTGCGCTACGCCCGGATGGCCGCCGAGTCGGGGCTGGACGGCGTCGTCAGCTCTCCGCTGGAAGTCCGGATCGTCAAGGAAGCGTGCGGCGACGGCTTTATTACCGTCACGCCGGGAATCCGTCCCGCCGGATCGGATATCGGCGATCAGAGCCGGATTATGACGCCGGGCCAAGCGATTGCGGCGGGCACCGATTACATGGTGATCGGAAGGGCGATCACGGCCGCCGCCGATCCGCGCGCCTCGATGGAGGCGATTCTCGACGAGCTTGTGGCGCATGCGTAA
- the pyrE gene encoding orotate phosphoribosyltransferase, translated as MNSNVSALAAQVAQSLLDIEAVVLRPNEPFTWTSGMKSPIYCDNRLTLSYPAIRNQIAEGFASIIREKYPEAEVLAGIATGGIAHAAFAAEKLGLPMIYVRDKAKGHGKQNMIEGVLKPGQKVVMIEDLISTGGSSLKAALAVREAGAEVLATLAIFTYEFEQSVRAFAEAGIPLHTVTNYTKLTEAALESGRIGEEEMALLKAWRSDPAAYGARFA; from the coding sequence ATGAATTCGAACGTATCCGCTCTCGCTGCCCAAGTGGCGCAATCGCTGCTCGACATCGAAGCCGTCGTGCTTCGCCCGAACGAGCCCTTCACTTGGACGTCCGGCATGAAATCGCCCATTTATTGCGACAACCGGCTGACGCTGTCGTATCCGGCGATCCGCAATCAGATTGCGGAGGGCTTCGCTTCCATCATCCGCGAGAAATACCCGGAAGCCGAAGTGCTGGCCGGCATCGCGACGGGCGGAATCGCCCATGCGGCGTTCGCGGCCGAGAAGCTGGGGCTGCCGATGATCTACGTGCGCGACAAAGCGAAAGGGCACGGCAAGCAAAACATGATCGAAGGCGTGCTGAAGCCGGGGCAGAAGGTCGTCATGATCGAAGATCTGATCTCGACGGGCGGCAGCTCCCTGAAGGCGGCGTTGGCGGTCAGGGAAGCCGGAGCCGAGGTGCTGGCGACGCTTGCGATTTTCACGTACGAGTTCGAGCAGTCGGTCCGGGCTTTCGCGGAGGCGGGGATTCCGCTGCATACCGTCACCAATTACACGAAACTGACGGAAGCGGCGCTCGAATCGGGCCGCATCGGCGAAGAAGAGATGGCGCTGCTGAAAGCATGGCGCAGCGATCCCGCTGCTTACGGCGCCCGATTCGCGTAA
- the fumC gene encoding class II fumarate hydratase, which translates to MDYRIEKDTLGPVRVPADKLWGAQTQRSLENFRIGTERMPLELIYPLAILKKSAAIVNERLGKLDPDKASAIADAADEIVAGRWDEHFPLVVWQTGSGTQSNMNVNEVIARRANQLLAERGIDKTVHPNDDVNRSQSSNDTFPTAMHIAALIAVEDRVLPSLEALKNTLADKSREYMDLIKIGRTHLQDATPLTLGQEISGWHRMLEKSEQMIRDSAETLRELAIGGTAVGTGINAHPRFGEMVAEEISKWTGKTFRSAANKFHALTSHDELVFVHGALKALAADLMKIANDVRWLASGPRSGIGEITIPANEPGSSIMPGKVNPTQSEAMTMVACQVMGNDAAIGFAASQGNFELNVFKPVIAYNFLQSARLLADAIHSFNERCAVGIEPNREVISRHLERSLMLVTALNPYIGYENAAAIAKKAHAEGLTLREAALASGLLTGEQFDEIVRPEQMIHPKE; encoded by the coding sequence ATGGATTACCGGATCGAAAAAGATACGCTGGGCCCCGTCCGCGTCCCCGCCGACAAACTGTGGGGGGCGCAAACGCAGCGGAGCCTGGAAAATTTCCGCATCGGCACGGAACGTATGCCGCTGGAACTGATCTACCCTTTGGCGATTCTGAAAAAAAGCGCGGCGATCGTCAACGAACGGCTCGGGAAGCTCGATCCGGACAAAGCGTCCGCTATCGCCGATGCCGCCGACGAGATCGTCGCGGGCCGCTGGGACGAGCATTTCCCCCTCGTGGTCTGGCAGACGGGAAGCGGCACGCAGTCGAACATGAACGTCAACGAAGTGATCGCCCGCCGTGCCAATCAACTGCTTGCGGAACGGGGAATCGACAAGACGGTGCATCCGAACGATGACGTAAACCGGTCGCAGAGCTCCAACGACACGTTTCCGACGGCGATGCACATCGCCGCGCTGATTGCGGTCGAGGACCGGGTGCTGCCCTCCCTGGAGGCGCTGAAGAACACGCTGGCGGACAAAAGCCGCGAGTACATGGATCTGATTAAAATCGGCCGAACGCATCTGCAGGACGCCACTCCGCTTACGCTGGGGCAGGAAATCAGCGGCTGGCACCGCATGCTGGAAAAATCGGAGCAAATGATCCGCGATTCTGCGGAAACGCTGAGGGAGCTGGCAATCGGAGGAACAGCGGTCGGCACCGGCATTAACGCGCACCCCCGCTTCGGTGAGATGGTCGCCGAAGAAATCAGCAAATGGACCGGCAAAACGTTCAGAAGCGCCGCCAACAAATTTCACGCGTTGACAAGTCACGACGAGCTGGTATTCGTGCACGGAGCGCTGAAGGCGCTGGCCGCCGACCTGATGAAAATCGCCAACGACGTGCGCTGGTTGGCCAGCGGCCCGCGCAGCGGCATCGGTGAGATTACGATCCCCGCCAATGAACCGGGAAGCTCGATCATGCCCGGCAAGGTGAATCCGACCCAATCCGAAGCGATGACGATGGTCGCCTGCCAGGTGATGGGCAATGACGCCGCCATCGGCTTCGCCGCGAGCCAGGGCAACTTCGAATTAAACGTGTTCAAGCCGGTCATCGCTTACAATTTCCTGCAATCCGCCCGCCTGCTGGCGGATGCGATACATTCGTTTAACGAACGCTGCGCGGTCGGCATCGAACCGAACCGCGAAGTCATCAGCCGCCATCTGGAGCGTTCGTTGATGCTCGTCACCGCGCTCAACCCGTATATCGGCTACGAGAATGCCGCGGCCATCGCCAAAAAAGCCCATGCGGAAGGATTGACGCTGCGCGAGGCCGCCTTGGCCAGCGGACTGCTGACCGGAGAGCAGTTCGACGAGATCGTCCGGCCGGAGCAGATGATTCACCCGAAGGAGTAA
- a CDS encoding CcdC family protein, whose product MTHPALWSQLGAVVFSGVMGSALIVLRLRAAKKPTSLRKIVIPPLGMSTGFLMFAFPPMRIPWLWGTAAFAIGLLIFAFPLIVTTRMERREEEIYIKRSKAFVFILAILFAVRFALRGAVEPYLTVPQTGALFYLLAFGMILPWRLAMLGEYLALKRNAEATERTSG is encoded by the coding sequence ATGACGCATCCGGCGCTATGGTCGCAGCTCGGGGCGGTCGTATTCTCGGGAGTGATGGGCTCTGCGCTGATCGTGTTGCGGCTGCGGGCGGCGAAAAAGCCGACTTCGCTGCGAAAAATCGTAATCCCCCCGTTAGGCATGTCAACCGGGTTTTTGATGTTCGCCTTTCCGCCTATGCGCATTCCGTGGTTGTGGGGGACGGCGGCCTTTGCCATCGGGCTTCTGATCTTTGCGTTCCCGCTGATCGTGACGACCCGGATGGAGCGGCGGGAAGAGGAGATTTATATCAAGCGCTCCAAAGCGTTTGTTTTTATTCTGGCGATCCTGTTCGCGGTCCGTTTCGCCCTGCGCGGCGCGGTGGAGCCGTATTTGACGGTGCCCCAGACGGGCGCGCTGTTTTATTTGCTCGCGTTCGGCATGATTTTGCCCTGGCGGCTGGCGATGCTCGGGGAATACCTGGCGCTGAAAAGAAACGCGGAGGCGACGGAGCGGACATCGGGCTGA